In Vanessa cardui chromosome 6, ilVanCard2.1, whole genome shotgun sequence, the following proteins share a genomic window:
- the LOC124530492 gene encoding uncharacterized protein LOC124530492: MELHSERLRRGPLPGGRRGTPGASAGCYSMRSTGGGGLSRRVPPEQLSTADNSLPVISTIQNSAVSFNRPTEDVSLGATSSQPATTKAGKPRVRMKWDKEVNLFIMRTYLYITKLETDKVMYPKRLFDKFKTQYPDWNVSQQRIADQRRVIIRNKLISEDEIAHLKSEIAEQLRREADLNNQTDTSLHSPHLQSQPLIQTHNIVTTPTTSNITQSDASTQTNLTSLVHDTEVQYTQSITLENPQQENIEELKTLLETALTKFQGTDPKTRPKLPRLKESKLLHDLIYTFNTHILTTFFSLDSDLLHLHTVIYCSALVIITKLGYKIKSGNIEDSNIQKKKSHKPAWEHRLENDIKKLRADIGRLTQYLKGNRSKKVVKKVEVIFKNTKLHSIHERENKKPEEYIDTLKQKLSLKSHRLARYRKALNRKQDNKLYCTNEKAFYRSLNSCTSNNTNNEEQIPNKDELKNYWAGIWEKRSDHNLQAKWIEEENQKWGYMEQMEFIELKLDDLTEVLKKTKNWKAAGIDQIHNFWETLSVLCGFASP, translated from the exons ATGGAGCTACATTCAGAGAGATTACGTAGAGGGCCGCTACCCGGGGGTCGCCGGGGCACACCTGGAGCCAGTGCTGGGTGTTACAGCATGCGATCCACTGGCGGTGGGGGACTGAGCAGGCGGGTTCCCCCCGAACAATTATCTACAGCCGACAATAGTTTACCCGTTATTAGTACTATTCAAAATTCTGCTGTTAGTTTTAACAGGCCAACTGAGGATGTTTCGCTGGGAGCCACTAGCTCACAACCTGCGACCACCAAAGCTGGTAAACCCAGAGTACGCATGAAGTGGGACAAAGAAGTAAACTTGTTTATTATGCGTACTTatctttatattacaaaattagaaACTGATAAAGTTATGTACCCTAAACGGCTATTCgacaaatttaaaacacaatatcCGGATTGGAATGTAAGTCAACAACGTATCGCAGATCAGAGAAGagtaataattagaaataaattaataagtgaaGATGAAATAGCACATCTTAAATCAGAAATTGCTGAACAATTAAGAAGGGAAGcggatttaaataatcaaacagATACATCGTTGCATTCACCCCATTTACAATCACAACCGTTAATTCAGACACACAATATAGTTACTACCCCTACAACTTCCAATATTACACAATCTGATGCTTCTACACAGACAAATTTAACATCCCTAGTTCACGATACAGAAGTACAATATACTCAATCTATAACCTTAGAAAACCCACAACAAGAAAACATTGAAgaattaaaaactcttttagAAACAGCACTAACTAAATTTCAAGGTACTGATCCTAAAACCCGACCAAAATTACCGCGATTAAAAGAGAGTAAATTACTTCATGATCTGATTTACACATTCAATACTCATATACTAACTACCTTTTTTTCATTAGATTCTGACCTACTGCATTTACATACAGTAATATATTGTTCAGctttagtaataataacaaaacttgGCTATAAAATTAAGTCAGGAAATATAGAAGATTCAAACATACAGAAGAAAAAGAGCCATAAGCCAGCATGGGAACATAGATTagaaaacgatataaaaaagcTTAGAGCAGACATTGGTAGGTTAACTCAATATTTAAAAGGCAATAGAtctaaaaaagtagtaaaaaaagtagaggtaatatttaaaaataccaaattGCACAGTATCCACGAACGAGAAAACAAAAAACCAGAAGAATATATTGACACTCTTAAACAGAAACTATCTTTAAAATCACATAGACTTGCAAGATACAGGAAAGCACTTAATAGAAaacaagataataaattatattgtaccaATGAAAAAGCTTTTTACAGGTCATTGAATAGTTGTACCTCGAATAATACAAACAATGAAGAACAAATACCAAATAAAGATGAACTTAAAAACTACTGGGCAGGGATTTGGGAAAAAAGGAGTGACCACAATTTACAGGCAAAATGGATTGAAGAAGAGAATCAGAAGTGGGGTTATATGGAACAGATggaatttatagaattaaaattagatgATTTAACTGAAGTTTTAAAGAAAACGAAAAATTGGAAAGCTGCTGGAATTGACCAAATACATAATTTCTG GGAGACTCTCTCAGTCCTCTGTGGTTTTGCCTCGCCCTAA
- the LOC124530532 gene encoding putative fatty acyl-CoA reductase CG5065, which produces MTPSVVEFYKGKNILITGGTGFLGKALIEKLLRAFPDISTIYLLLRVKKGLSEEERLKILFNNKIFANLREKQPDVFKKIKLVAGDILDDNLGLSNDDVQELRRNCNIVFHSAACVRFDQSLKDAVNMNTKGTQRILKLAETMEKIEAFVHLSTAYCRCELEVLEEKLYPAVHSPAKIIDLVDWLDEKTLSYIEPKLISSEPNTYSYTKAMTEDLVAEYSSKFPIAIGRPSIVVAAYKEPLIGWVDNINGPTGLLIGSGKGVIRSMHCEPSYLADAIPVDIVVNGCILIAYTTALDRSKDVRIFNMTLSGIQKITWREIIELGEKWVNEYPFMVALWYPGGTIKSYWLTHQVAHIFTHVLPAYFIDMLLFLLGKKTFMVNLQTRISHGLSILQYYTTKEWHFKNTNFLSLQKRITKSENDIFYTDVSNIDLDEYLRNYIIGTKLYVLNEDMESLPRARELHRMRYWVDVIAKALLYSLLLWFLYTKCGISSIQKYLFSLVNVD; this is translated from the exons ATGACACCCTCTGTCGTTGAGTTCTACAAGgggaagaatattttaattactggaGGGACAGGTTTCCTTGGTAAG GCATTAATCGAAAAGTTATTAAGAGCTTTTCCCGACATTAGCACAATATACCTTTTGTTGAgggtaaaaaaaggtttgtCTGAGGAAGAAAGACTGAAAATACTCTTCAATAACAAG ATATTTGCAAATCTGCGAGAGAAACAACCAGatgtatttaagaaaataaagttaGTCGCTGGGGATATCTTGGACGATAACTTGGGCCTCTCTAATGACGACGTTCAAGAGCTGAGACGAAATTGCAATATTGTGTTCCATAGCGCCGCTTGTGTCAG GTTCGATCAGAGTTTAAAAGATGCCGTCAACATGAATACCAAAGGTACTCAGCGAATTCTGAAATTGGCTGAAACAATGGAAAAAAtcgaa GCGTTCGTTCACCTGTCGACTGCCTACTGTCGATGTGAGTTAGAAGTGTTGGAAGAGAAATTGTATCCTGCAGTACACAGTCCCGCGAAAATTATTGATCTTGTAGATTGGCTTGACGAGAAAACATTAAGTTACATAGAGCCAAA ATTGATATCGTCTGAACCTAATACTTATTCATATACAAAAGCAATGACGGAAGATCTTGTAGCGGAATACAGTTCCAAATTTCCTATTGCAATCGGACGACCGTCAAtag ttGTTGCAGCGTACAAGGAACCTTTGATTGGTTGGGTTGATAACATCAATGGACCGACAGGGCTTCTCATTGGTAGTGGAAAAG GCGTGATACGCAGCATGCACTGTGAACCATCATATTTAGCAGATGCGATTCCAGTCGACATAGTCGTTAATGGATGCATTCTAATTGCATACACAACTGCTCTCGATAG GTCAAAAGATGTTCGGATATTTAATATGACACTATCTGGTATCCAAAAGATTACGTGGCGAGAAATCATCGAATTAG GTGAGAAGTGGGTCAATGAATATCCTTTTATGGTCGCATTGTGGTACCCTGGAGGAACCATCAAGTCTTACTGGCTTACGCACCAGGTAGCACATATATTTACACATGTGCTGCCGGCATATTTTATCGATATGCTGCTATTCTTATTGGGGAAGAAGACATT CATGGTCAACCTTCAGACACGTATTAGCCACGGGTTGAGCATCCTACAGTACTACACAACTAAGGAGTGGCATTTCAAGAATACAAACTTCCTGTCACTACAGAAGCGAATCACTAAATCAGAAAACGATATATTCTATACCGACGTCTCGAATATAGATCTAGACGAATATTTAAGAAACTATATAATTGGTACAAAATTATACGTACTTAATGAAGATATGGAGTCTTTGCCAAGAGCTAGAGAATTACATCGaat gcGCTACTGGGTTGACGTCATCGCGAAAGCATTGTTATATTCCTTGTTATTATGGTTCTTGTATACAAAATGCGGTATCAGTTCGATACAAAAATACTTGTTTAGTTTGGTCAATGTTGACTAA